The Ursus arctos isolate Adak ecotype North America unplaced genomic scaffold, UrsArc2.0 scaffold_18, whole genome shotgun sequence genomic sequence TCCCCAGCAACACAAAAGGACAGCCGAGCCATGAGGAGGGTGTGAGTCAGGGCAACAATGTGGGTGAGGACCCAGCATAATGCAAGCAGCAGGGTACAGACTTGGGGGCTCATGACCATGGAGTATTGGAGAGGGTGGCAAATGGCCACATAACGGTCATATGCCAATACGGCCAAGAAGAAGCTGTCCAGATCACCAAACatcagaaagaaatacatttgtgTGAGGCAACCAGCATAGGAGATGGTGTGATGCTGAGTCTGAACATTTGCCAGCATCTTGGTAACTGTGGAAGATGTTAAGCCTATGTCAACAAAAGATAGGTTGGCCAGAAAGAAGTACATGGGAGTGTGGAGGTGTGGGTCTGAGCTgatggccaggatgatgagcacaTTCCCAGTCAAGGTGACAAGATACATACACAGGAAAATTCCAAACAGTAACTGCTCTTGCTCTGGTGACTCAGATATTCCTCGGAGGAAAAATTCAGAGATACTGGATTGGTTTTCCATGACTCTGCAGCATCTAAAAGCTAGGGAGGACAGTTAGATGCTAGATTTCTTCTAGAACTCTACATgtaagtgtagattgctttgggtagcatgggcattttaactatgttaattctcccgatccatgagcatggaatatttttccatctttttgtgtcttcttcaatgtctttcaagagtgatttgtagtttctagaataaagatcccttacgtctctggttaagttaattccaagataacgtatgatttttggtgctattgtaaatgggatggattccctaatttctctttcttcagtctcattgttcgtgtatagaaatgcaactgatttctgagcattgattttgtatcccgccacattactgaattgctctataacttctagtagtttaggagtggattcttttgggttttccacatagagtatcatgtcatctgcaaacaattgttggagagaatgtggagaaaggggatccctcctacattgttggtgggaatgcaagttggtacagccactctggaaaacagtgtggaggtctcttaaaaagttaaaaattgagctaccctatgattcagccattgcactactgggtatttaccctaaagatacagacatagtgaagagaagggccatatgcaccccaatgttcatagcagcattgtccgcaatagctaaatcgtggaaggagccgagatgcccttcaacagatgactggattaagaagatgtggtccatatatacaatggaatattactcagctatcaaaaagaacgatttctcaacatttgctgcaacatggacggcactggaggagataatgctaagtgaaataagtcaagcagagaaagacaattattatatggtttctctcatctatagaacataagaactaggaagatcggtaggagaagaaagggataaagaaagggcagaatgaagcatgagagactatggactctgggaaacaaactgagggcttcagaggggagggggtgggggaatgggacaggctggtgatgagtagtaaggagggcatgtactgcgtggtgcactgggtgttatacgcagctaatgaatcatcgaactttacatcgagaaccagggatgtactgtatggtgactaacataaaataaaaaaaatattataagagaaaaaaaaagaactctacatGTAAGGACTCCCAAATCTTTGAACTTCCAAATCTCACTTTAACTTCATTATCTTCCCTAATCTGACTTCACCTCTAATTTGaccctatttccttcctcttccttaggAATCTCATagattcttcctttcttttctcttttcctctggtCAATCTTTTATACAGAAGGTACTCTTCCAAGGAGGCTCTAGGCATGTTCAGCTCTGGCATTACCAAGCCTTGGACCAAGTCTACCACCCCTATCAGTTTTATCATTGCATTGCACAGTACATGAGTAGACTGAGGTGAGCTGAATTTTACATTCTCTTGGTGGCCACAAAATTcatacaaaaaatttttaaaccctCACAATACCTCATTTTAGAGTGAAGggcatataaagaactcatgttCCTTTATTTCctatcatttctttcaaaataggaAATATGGAGTTCTGTATTTTCCCTCCTGTGTTTTGAGTTGtcatcagcatcagcatcatccCATAGCTAACAGTTACCAGCCACTTATTACATTTATCAGcccctgttctaagcacttcataCAGATCATCTCCTTTAACCCTTAAACAACACCAGAAAGCAGAGATTATTATTCTTACAATTGTATAGAGAAGAAAACGGAATAACTTGCAGAGGGACCCACAAATATTTGAGACAGAATTCCAACTCATAGCATTGGATACCAGAGACTTCATCAATCAAAACAGACAGTGATTTTCTATCATCAAACACTAATCTCtcaaaattttatagtttcataaCTTTAGCCTCACTTGCCTTTCCTATCTTTGGTACTTGTCTTTTATAGAAGAACAATGAAGTTTAGGAACTAGAATGACCTACAGCATCATCTGGTCCAGAGGTTGCCAAACATTAGTCTGTGAGATGCTTGCTAAAAGTACAGAATCTTCAGACCTACTGAGTTAAATTCTCTATGATATAATCTGAGTGCCTGTATTTAAAAAACTAGAATGAAAACTAAATCCTTCTCAGGTATTTTGATGCTCAACAGGGATTAAGAAAACTTCCTTTAGTTCAACTAATTGTtcaagttttagaaaaattaagtgatTGAAAAAGTTAACACTGCTCCTTAGAGGGAAAACCAGAGTATCCAGGCTCTCAGACTACTGCTCTTTCTGTTCAGCTGGCTGCCTTCCCCATTTTCCATGACTTTTTGTCATCAATATCTTTGTCATCAATATCTTATGGATCTAAGTAGTTCCTATTCCCAATCTCTATTCAGAGTCCACACCTAAAGAAAAACTAACCTCCAGATCAATAAAGGATATATTGAAGCATTGtttatattttgaagtaataCTTCAAACTTTAGCAAGAGCAATAACTTAGAACCATCACATATTTATCTACCCCTGAACCCTACACTAATTGAGGAACACATCTCAGAGCTATGTAACTTACTCCGAGAGATGAGAAAGCCACAAGCTATTTTctcctctactctctctctctctctctctctctctctcgatggGGAATGTGATGCCTCATAAAGGTTAGGCTCTCTGATTGGGTACATTCTAATTCCCATGTCCTGGAGGCAGGAGACTCTCTTAAGATCCACCTGACTGTGTATCTTGTCAAGAGGAGGGTGATGCAGACCAGCAGACAGCCCCATACCTTCCTGACATTCAGATCCTGCCTTTAGTGGGTTAGTTCTTTCATTTCCATTGGGGATCTCAAAGACACTGTGATTTATTTTAGGGAAGAGCTGCACCTGTTTCATTATCTCTGTTGGTATACAATGCCTTGATCAGACTATTCCTATAGAGGTCCCTCAGTCTATACTACCAATAGGTTAATATCAGAAATCCTCTAAAAAGGGTCCAAAGCTCTACCCAAGGGCCTGTGCTAATATCTCTTGTTCTATCCTTTGGTTCTTCCTTTCCCTAAAAGGGTTTCTCATCCTTCATCCTGTCTAAAGCCTCAGAAAACTCTGTAGATTCTAGAGACAGCAATGCGATGCTTTCTGAACCTTTGGGCAACCCCTGTCATCCCAGAGTGCTAAGATTCCTTTACTTACCTCCACTCCTTCTTCATCTACTGTGTCTGTCAACAAGTAAGAGCTGGCCTGATCATGATGGAGAAAATATTCCAAAGGCAGGAACTGCTAGCCTGCAACTGTTTGTCTCAAGTTTCTCTTCTTACTGCTACCCTGGTTACTGAGAAGAAGGCACTGCAGATGTCCTTAAtttgggaggaggacaggaagagTTCAGATTCTTCTTGACAAACTTTGTGTTGGGATTAACTGAAATCAGAGTTAATGGTCAagaataataaatacagaagCAAAGATGAGCTTGCTAAACTGAGGTTAAAAATCAGTTTAGGGAGTGAAAGGGGAaatgagagcaagagtgagagcaagagtgagagagtgagagagaaggattCCAGATCAGGAGCCTAAGAGATCAACAAAGGACTGCAAAGCCAAGCCAAGGAAAGATCTGAAGGGAATGCCAGAGATATCTTAGTTACATTCATCAGCTGGAACAAAGAAGACCAGAAAGAAGAGGATCCCTGTCCTGAATATTTAAGATGCTCTGGGACACTTGGTACTCTGATTCCATTCAATCCAGGTCTTCAGGAATTTTGAAGcatttcatatttgtattttgaaacCTGAACaaagaagtccttgcaacagcaatcagacaacaaaaagggataaaaggtatccaaataggcgaagaagaagtcaaactgtctctcttcacagatgacatgatactctgtatggaaaacctaaaagaatccacctccaaactactagaagttatagagcaattcagtaatgtggcgggatacaaaatcaatgctcagaaatcaattgcatttctatacacgaacaaggagaatgaagaaagagaaattagggaatccatcccatttacaatagcaccaaaaaccatacgttatcttggaattaacttaaccagagatgtaaaggatctatgttctagaaactacaaatcactcttgaaagacattgaagaagacacaaaaagatggaaaaatattccatgctcatggatcggaagaattagaatagttaaaatgtccatgctacccagaacaatctacacttgcaatgctatcccgatcaaaataccaatgacatttttcaaagaactggaacaaacagcccttaaatttgtgtggaaccagaaagggccccgaatcgccaaggaactgttgaaaaggaaaaacaaagctaggggcatcataatgccagattttaagttgtactacaaagctgtgatcacaaagacagcatggtactggcacaaaaacagacacatagaccaatggaacagaatagagaacccagaaatggaccctcagctctttgggcaactaatctttgataaagcaggaaaaaacatccagtggaaaaaagacagtctcttcaataaatggtgctgggaaaattggacagctacatgcaaaagaatgaaacttgaccactctctcacgccatacacaaagataaactccaaatggatgaaagacctcaatgtgagacaggaatccatcaaaatcctgaaggacaacataggcaacaacctctacgacatcggccacagcaacctttttcatgacacatctccaaaggcaagagaaacaaaagataaaataaacttgtgggacttcatcaagataaaaagcttctgcacagccaaggaaacagtcaaaaaaactaagaggcagcccacggaatgggagaatatatttgcaaatgatgctacagataaaagactggtatccaagatctacaaagaacttctcaaactcaatatgcgagaaacaaataaacaaatcataaaatgggcagaagatatgaacagacacttttccaatgaagacatacaaatggctaacagacacatgaaaaaatgttcaaaatcattagccatcagggaaattcaaatcaaaaccacactgagataccaccttatgccagttacaatggcaaaaactgacaaggcaagaaacaacaattgttggagaggatgtggagaaaggggatccctcctacattgttggtgggaatgcaagttggtacagccactctggaaaacagtgtggaggtcccttaaaaagttaaaaattgagctaccctacgatccagcaattgcactactgggtatttaccccaaagatacagacatagtgaagagaagggccacatgcaccccaatgttcaaggcatcactgtccacaatagctaaatcgtggaaggagccgagatgcccttcaacagatgactggattaagaagatgtggtccatatatacaatggaatattactcagccatcagaaagaacgattacccaacatttgcatccacatggatgggactggaggagataatgctaagtgaaataagtcaagcagagaaagacaattatcatatgatttctctcatctatggaacataagaactaggaagatcggtaggagaagaaagggataaagaaagggcggaatgaagcatgagagactatggactctgggaaacaaactgagggcttcagaggggagggggtgggggaatgggataggctggtgatgggtagtaaggaggacatgtattgcatggtgcactgggtgttatatgtaactaatgaatcatggaacattacatcaaaaaccaaggatgtactgtatggtgacaaacataatataataaaaatattattataataaaaagaaaaaaaagaaatggcttatGCAAAGGGGAAGaattaagatggtggaggagtagaaGACCCTAAGTTCATCcagtccctggaattcagctaggtagttatcaaatcattctgaacacctccaaaatcaatcagagatctgagaaaaataagtgctgcaattctacaaatagaaaagtgaccactttttggaAGGTAGAAGGTGTGGAGACTTGAATCTGGGATGCtacatatatactacatatatatgtatatgtatatgttatacatatatattatatctatagaatacatatatacttacctttctttcctgttttgggatctagtttcttttaatagtcagaccaaaatatacccagcatccagttttctgttttgttttgtttcttctttgatgttttcttatttgtgttgtttttattttcttctgtgtgtgtgtgtgtgtggtttttgtgtgtgtgtgtgtcattgttgttattgtcttttctctctcattgttctattcttttctggATATAATGACAAGACGGAGAAATTCACCCTAAAAGAAagaacactgttggtgggaatgcaaactggtatagccactctggaaaacagtatggacattcctcaaaattttattttatttttttatttattttttttttaaatttatttatttgacagagatagagatagccagcgagagagggaacacaagcagggggagtgggagaggaagaaacaggctcctagcggaggagcctgatgtggggctcgatccc encodes the following:
- the LOC123001871 gene encoding LOW QUALITY PROTEIN: olfactory receptor 1N1-like (The sequence of the model RefSeq protein was modified relative to this genomic sequence to represent the inferred CDS: deleted 2 bases in 1 codon), whose product is MENQSSISEFFLRGISESPEQEQLLFGIFLCMYLVTLTGNVLIILAISSDPHLHTPMYFFLANLSFVDIGLTSSTVTKMLANVQTQHHTISYAGCLTQMYFFLMFGDLDSFFLAVLAYDRYVAICHPLQYSMVMSPQVCTLLLALCWVLTHIVALTHTLLMARLSFCVAGEIARFFYDITPVLKLSCSDTHINELMVFALGGTVFIVPFICVVISYIHVVLAILRVRTPGGGGSKAFSTCSSHLCVVCVFYGTLFSAYLHPASVASEEKDIATAAVYTVVTPMLNPFIYSLRNKDMKGALKRLLSHRRILSSYI